From a region of the Hymenobacter jejuensis genome:
- a CDS encoding MFS transporter: MPASTTVSPAPLVSPWAPLKEGFFRMLWIASFVSNIGTWMQNVGAVWLMTHLTNSTVLVALMQTASALPIFLLSLPAGALADLVDRRKFLLITQTWMGVVALVLAAVTLLGHISPWGLLFLTFTLDIGGALNNPVWRSVTPELVPRSQLPAAITLNSISFNLARAVGPALGGLVVAYFSAGFAFLLNGLSFLATIYMVYSWKREAQPPTTALAGERILAAMRGGVRYARFSPPVQNILVRAFFFTFGASIVFALLSPVVAKLLHQTGAVYSILLSCMGGGAVVTALLLPRLNRAFSIDKRVSLAAVLFAVVVLGMGFSSNLPLLYVLLTVCGGAWMMSQNSFNVAIQTVVPNWIQARALGIYILVFQGGMALGSFTWGALADEFGLPVALAGAAAWMLLSILLVFRFSLRNGENLDFTIASHWAEPTIVMEPTPNDGPVLITIAYRIAQEDVPTFAATMEELGRIRRREGAIRVGLYADLADPERIMEYFVVESWAEHERQHTQGVGPDEAALATAARNLHRGPEPPVVSHFINLKRADLPPAAVISG, from the coding sequence ATGCCTGCTTCTACTACCGTTTCGCCAGCGCCCCTTGTTTCGCCCTGGGCACCTCTGAAGGAGGGATTTTTCCGGATGCTCTGGATTGCTTCCTTCGTCTCCAACATCGGCACCTGGATGCAGAACGTGGGCGCCGTGTGGCTGATGACCCACCTGACCAACTCCACGGTGCTGGTAGCCCTGATGCAAACGGCTTCGGCCCTGCCCATCTTCCTGCTTAGCCTGCCCGCCGGCGCCCTCGCCGACCTCGTAGACCGGCGCAAGTTTCTGCTCATCACCCAAACCTGGATGGGCGTGGTCGCGCTTGTGCTGGCCGCCGTAACGCTGCTGGGTCACATCTCGCCCTGGGGCCTGCTTTTCCTGACCTTCACCCTGGACATCGGCGGGGCGCTCAATAACCCCGTATGGCGCTCGGTAACGCCGGAGCTGGTGCCGCGCTCGCAATTGCCGGCTGCCATTACGCTCAACAGCATCAGCTTCAACTTGGCGCGGGCCGTGGGACCGGCGTTGGGTGGGTTGGTGGTAGCCTATTTTTCGGCGGGCTTTGCGTTTCTGCTCAACGGGTTGTCGTTTTTGGCCACTATCTACATGGTTTACAGCTGGAAACGCGAGGCCCAGCCACCGACTACGGCACTGGCCGGCGAACGCATTTTGGCGGCCATGCGCGGGGGCGTGCGCTACGCCCGCTTCTCGCCGCCGGTGCAGAACATTCTGGTGCGGGCGTTCTTCTTCACTTTTGGGGCCAGCATTGTGTTTGCGCTGCTTTCGCCGGTGGTTGCCAAGCTGCTGCACCAAACCGGCGCGGTGTATTCTATTCTGCTCTCGTGCATGGGCGGCGGGGCCGTGGTCACGGCGTTGCTGCTGCCGCGCCTCAACCGCGCGTTCAGCATCGATAAGCGAGTGTCGCTGGCGGCGGTGCTGTTTGCGGTGGTGGTGCTGGGCATGGGCTTTTCCAGTAACCTGCCCCTGCTCTACGTGCTACTCACCGTGTGCGGCGGCGCCTGGATGATGAGCCAAAACAGCTTCAACGTGGCCATCCAGACGGTGGTCCCGAACTGGATACAGGCGCGAGCCTTGGGCATTTACATTCTGGTGTTTCAGGGCGGCATGGCGCTGGGCAGTTTCACCTGGGGCGCGCTCGCCGACGAGTTTGGCTTGCCCGTCGCCCTGGCCGGTGCCGCCGCCTGGATGTTGCTAAGCATTCTGCTGGTCTTCCGGTTTTCGTTGCGCAACGGCGAAAACCTCGACTTCACCATTGCCAGCCATTGGGCCGAGCCTACCATTGTGATGGAGCCCACGCCCAACGACGGCCCCGTGCTGATTACCATCGCGTATCGCATTGCGCAAGAGGACGTCCCGACTTTCGCCGCGACCATGGAAGAGCTTGGCCGCATCCGCCGGCGCGAAGGGGCCATCCGGGTGGGCCTCTACGCCGATCTGGCTGACCCCGAACGCATTATGGAATACTTCGTAGTGGAGTCGTGGGCCGAGCACGAACGGCAGCATACGCAGGGCGTCGGCCCCGACGAAGCGGCCCTTGCCACGGCGGCCCGCAACCTGCACCGAGGCCCGGAACCACCGGTGGTATCGCATTTTATCAATTTAAAACGTGCAGATCTGCCGCCCGCGGCCGTTATTAGCGGCTGA
- a CDS encoding chemotaxis protein CheB, translated as MDNRQHLIVIGASAGGMPALCCLVEQLPADLPAAVLVVQHFAPDSSGEHLVQRLARHTKLRCILPHDGEPIEAGCLYLAPPDRHLLVKEQHLLVTKGPRENHFRPSADALFRSASVYYNTSVIGIVLTGMLHDGTAGLEFIKRSGGRAVVQDPMEAEFPSMPESALHNVPIDYVVPLSEMGHLLQRLVQMPILNGRTIPEDIKLEAAIAERVVGTTQDVSKIGKLMPMTCPDCGGTLWEIKQGKVLRYRCHTGHAFTADSLYKLTQESLEESLWVALRMMEERKNLLISMASRGEGPYAVQQEERIEEIKVHINRLREFLLSSTPPPRTSHEHGSQVAAAPDNQ; from the coding sequence GTGGACAACCGCCAACACCTTATCGTCATCGGTGCATCGGCGGGCGGCATGCCTGCTTTGTGTTGCCTCGTCGAGCAGCTGCCCGCCGACTTGCCCGCCGCGGTGCTGGTCGTGCAGCATTTTGCGCCCGACTCATCGGGCGAGCACTTGGTGCAACGCCTGGCACGGCATACCAAGCTGCGCTGCATTCTGCCCCACGACGGCGAGCCCATCGAAGCGGGTTGCTTGTATCTGGCCCCACCCGACCGGCACCTGCTCGTGAAAGAACAGCATCTGCTTGTTACGAAAGGGCCGCGCGAAAATCATTTCCGCCCCTCGGCCGACGCGCTATTTCGTTCAGCATCAGTATATTATAACACGTCCGTTATTGGCATCGTTCTGACCGGCATGTTGCACGACGGCACAGCCGGGCTGGAGTTTATCAAGCGTTCCGGCGGGCGGGCCGTGGTGCAGGACCCTATGGAGGCCGAGTTTCCGAGCATGCCGGAAAGTGCGCTGCACAACGTGCCCATCGATTATGTGGTGCCGTTATCGGAGATGGGACATTTGCTGCAGCGCTTGGTTCAGATGCCAATACTCAACGGCAGGACCATTCCGGAAGACATTAAACTAGAGGCCGCCATTGCGGAAAGAGTTGTGGGCACTACACAGGACGTAAGTAAAATCGGCAAACTGATGCCCATGACCTGCCCCGACTGTGGAGGCACTTTGTGGGAGATTAAGCAAGGCAAAGTGCTGCGCTACCGCTGTCACACTGGCCACGCTTTCACCGCCGACTCGCTCTACAAGCTCACGCAGGAAAGCCTGGAAGAGAGCTTGTGGGTGGCGCTGCGCATGATGGAAGAGCGCAAAAACCTGCTCATCAGCATGGCCAGCCGCGGCGAAGGCCCGTACGCCGTGCAGCAGGAAGAGCGCATCGAGGAAATCAAAGTGCACATCAACCGCCTGCGCGAGTTTTTGCTTAGTAGCACGCCTCCACCCCGCACCAGCCACGAGCACGGCAGCCAAGTGGCAGCTGCCCCGGACAATCAGTAG